GATTTAATTGCCAGCAAAATAATGACAAGAGGGAGGAAGCAATGCAGGAAATAGAAATTGCATAACAAGCAAGCCAACTAACAAGTTGAATTTTGGCCACTTCTACCTACACATTTGATCATATGTTTCTGGTTGGTCTGCTCCCACCTAGACAACAgactaaaatttttttaatagagatATTCTTTATTCTTTCCTAATTCAGATGACCCAACTGAACTTTTGAACTACAAGTAATGCAGCTCTGAAGATGCTTGCAAGGAACCTTCAGGGAAAAAGTCAACAACTATTGTATAATTGAATACACCCCAttatcattggttgattacaagccAACAACTTTCAAAGGAATGCaccaaaaagaataaataaatatatccaATTCGATAGCAAACAAACTCCAAAACATGTTCAATCCATGGAAACACCGTGAGgatcatttgaattagaaaatataatccCAGGTTAAGTAGAAAATAACCTTCCGATCATATTCATGGCATTCAAAAACTATTCCCAGAATACAGAACTACTCAGATTTGTAAGCTAAAAACAAATGTATTTTCCTAAATTAGAGCCTGCAGAGTAACGGAGAACCAAACTGAGCTTAATGAGTTCCCATAACTTAAAAGCAATCGGGGTAAGTTTTTCACCAATCAAGGTACAATATTGGAATGTAAATAAGCCAAGAGAAGAAGAACCCAATTGATGGCCTAACTTACTTTCTTCTCTAATTTCCGCAATTTGGTTTTCCTTTCCCTATACAACTCAGCCCAAAGATTTGAAATCCAGAGTATACTAACCATAATTGCCGATAAAACAACGAAAATCCAGGAAACCCAAACCCACCTAGGAATCACATGATCAGCGGCCCCACTCAAGAAGAACACACCCATTTTATACATGAACAGCGGCCCAATAAATCCTCTAACGACGGAATAGAATGCATAAAATGGAGGCGACAAGAGCTCATACACTTTCGCCGCAGTCGCCACGTCGGATTTCAGAGCACCGGCGAGCGTCCACGTGTTCTGGAACGCACTGGTGACCTCTGCCAGAACAAGCAAAACGAGTATGGCGTACGAGCCGTGGAAGACGACGTAACGGCATGTGACGAAGACGAAGAGTGTGGCGAGGTGATGGCCAATGAAGAGGATGTCGCTGGGGAAGAAGACCAAGTAATGGCACAGATCCATCAAGAAGTAAGCAATGCTGTAATCGAGCACCAGGCCCTGAAACGCCGTGTTGGGAGCAGCAAAGCCGCGCTGCGAGTCGGCGTAGAGCGCAAACGAGGCCAAAACCACCGCCGGAGTGCCATGGGCAAGAGAGATGAAGCAGCTGGAGGCTTCAGGTCGGATCTTGGGGCTCCAATTTCGGAAGACGACGAAGTAACCAACAAGGTAGATTGCGAGAAacagaaagaagaaaatgggaagaTTCGGAAGAGAATGAACTAGAGTTAGGGTTTCCATGGAAACCCTAACTGAATTCAATCTGGATGATTTTGAATCTGaaacagaaaaaaattaaagctagGGTTTGCAGCAGGGAAGGGGGAAGTGACGGTGGGTGGTATTTAGTATTTACAGAAGAGGAGAAGTATAGGGGACCGTTTGCGAGAGGTAAGAAGCTAAGCTCTGACAGGATTGTACTTATCGAGGATTGAGAGGTCCAAGATGCATATTCCAAACAGGACTTTGTATGTGATTTTTTCCTGGTGACGTTGATGCTTATCGAGGTTAGACTTAGAGAGTTAGAGAGTCTTTAGTTTGATAAGGATTTGagtttataattattattaaattcgCATAATTGCATTCCTAGTGGGATTCAGCCTTCATcctaatcattatttttatttatatatatcaattaaaaaataataaaaatatttataaaacaaaaaaaaaagtcgaTTGGAAGATGAATACAATTTGGTGATTTGTTtcataactgttttttaaaataatttttaaaaataatttttaaaactgttatttgatgttttataaaacaaagatcatttttggaaacctaaaatatttttaatctatttttattatttttaaatatgttttaaaaataatttttatatttaatattttatttttaattattatacatattttataattagtttttaaaatagtttttagaaaacaagtgaaaactaaaaaacaatttagtgttttcctatttttactTCTATGATTCTTACCAAATAAACCTTAAGAGtttagattacaaacactaaACAAATCTAGAAACTTTACAACTTCATCTTAATTgggtaattattattttgaatatttatttttaatataatttaataacttgatgaatatgataataaaaaaaataaaaaattagttaaataaattcCATCAAACAAgtctaattatttaataaattctataattttgCAAGGGGGCATGTTGAAACATAAAGTTTCCTTTTGTTTGAGGAGATggaatattcatttatttattaaaattataaatatgtgaATAGAAATATACCTAttccttttatattaatattttgatcatacttttttttaatataattgatgACTTGattaatatgatataaataaaataaaaaaatttaattaaatatattcgaTCTAACAAgtactaaattttatttatactcattctttgtatattaatattttgttcaaacacattatttttattttttaccttattaCACAATTTCTATATGAatcacaattttcataatttactATCTTTGTCACATTGTACGCTAGTTATTTTCTTCATATCCTAATCATATTTCATGTAATTTAATTGCATTTTTCATACATTTGTTATAGATTATGATTTTCGTACTTTAATACCTTGGTTATATTTTTCGTAacttgattatatttttatatgttactcacattttttatattttaattatattttttttatacttccATTGCATTCTTTATACACAATCTTGGTACAATTATACTTTTTACATTGATGCAAGATTTTGTCTAAATTTTAGTTtactttattgaaaaataataataatttcaatccatcctattaaatttgaatttaatggaATATCAATATTGAAACATTtgctatatatatttaaaaaaaaaaaaaaacggttctttcaatttataattttgcaTTTGCctactaaaatattaaaaattggaaCCTTTGCTATatgaaatataacaaaaaaacaaatttacaaatatatcatatttttttacttttcatttccatgagataataataataataataattgttatttaaataaaatattagaggaGTTAAAGTATTATTAAACACCTTAACAACCAAAAAAgaactaaatttaattaaaatctatatctatcttttctattatttaagattttattttatattatattttagaaataaagtatatattatttattattattttcaataacatATGTACATGACAcgtttttgcatttttctttttttactaatATATTAACAagtaataacatttttattttttatatttataaaaggaaagccataaaaaaaattcatttatttaataaaattatttatattttacaaaattcaatagtaacttaaatatgttttatataaaaataacaggtagaataaattttaaaaatatagaagaatAATTTACtaacttgaaaaaaattgttatcccTCTTCATTTTCTAACCATAGGGTGTGTACATGTGCAGGCCCTTGAAAGAAAATAGTCAAAATACAGGATGAAGCCATAATGATACCCATACATTATACAACTTTTTGATAGGCCTTTTCAAACAGGTCCATTGTAAAACCtggatatggaaaaaaaaattctatgatGTACAAGAAGCATTTTGGAACGAGGGAGGGTGATGAGATTGATAAACCATTCATTATGGGCAAAATTTGATCATCACTGTGTAGATTGGTGATAATAAAAGGTGTCACTTTGCACGTATCTCACACTTATGGTACCCATACGGTATTACCCACTCCAATAGGAGTCCATTAACCTTTGGATTCACCAAAATTCTCTCTCCCACTTGTAACAGAGGAAACCTAATCAGCAATTTAAATATATGACCTTACCCTCTTGAGACCCCACGAGTCTTGAAAACCAGTGGACTACAAAAAATCCAAGCTAGCTTTCCATGACTACTAATTATGCTTCTCGTGCCACTCCATTGTAATGGTCTGCAATGGTGTCTGAATCTGGGCCACAAACAAGAAAACACAGCTCTTTGCCCACACTTCATGCAACATTAGAAGAACCCGAAGTGCAAGGCATGATTTTCTGATATCAAGTTATGCTATATTTGTCCCTTTAGTTAAGCCAGATACTATCAGCAGAACAGACGGCTAATCAATTTCTCCTTCCTCCACATCGTTTACAACATCTGGAGGACTATGTGGCTCACCGTCTTCTTCCTCATCATCCACTTTCATGTACAATCCAAGTTGCTCCAGTGGGTTACTGCCAACAAACCTGAAACCACTCAAGCCATCTTGAGAGTGATCTGGGCTTGTCTCATCTCCAGAACTTGGTAAATGCTCAGCGGGGGCAGCCCTAAGCAGTTCCAAGTCTTCAAGAAACCGGGAGTTCTCATTAATTTCAACAGTCTTTTCCATCTGCATAATGTTAGAAAAACTTCGAATAAGATCCGCAGGTGGGGGGCAGGGGGAAGCAATACTTCtagtgttatatatatatatatatacatatatatgcgCATGCTCACTTACCTTCTGTAATGCTTGTCGTGCTGCTGCCCTCTCAAGTTCCCTCTTCTTCTTAGCTTCAGCTGCAGCCTCTGCTTCAGCCCGCCTTCGAGCATCTTCAGCAGCTTTGGCTTCTGCTTGCAACCGAGCTTTCTCTGGTCACATCGCagcaaaataatttagaatgcttttaaatatgttaatacACCTTATATACAGATATAACACCATTCACTTGGAAACCAAAAGAGTAAGACCCCAAAGTGGTAAACGTAAACCACCTTTCCTTCTCTGCATTTCAAGTTCCTCTCTCTCACGGCGCAGTTTTTCAGGATCCCCCTTCTCGCCCTGATCTCACCAGATCAAATTTTACCAGGTTACATTTGTAAATGCTCACAAATGGACAGCCACAAATAAGGCAAGTATACAAGCAGCCCAAATTTGAGACCAACCTGATTAAGTGTCTTTTCTCGAGCTTTAAAAATGGTATCAGCAAATCGATTCTTCAATACAGCAGCCCTGTAGAGCTTCGCAGGGGATACCTGCCTATCAGTTAAACTCTCCCCTAAAATGTTAAACAGGGTGATCAGTGAGATGGTACCCAAAACTAACAgcaaataattttcttctttactCTTACCATCTTGCTGGCTATCTGACTCAACATAGTTTGGCTTTTGCTGGGAAGTCTGCTCAAGTTGATCCACGCCACTAACAGATTCTGTAAGATAATGTGTATTAGTAAACTTCATAAAGAACTATTCCAGAGGATATGTCCATGCTATTATCTTTTGGTCAGATGCATGACCAGCACACAATGTTTatctaacatttttttccattgttaACAGCTAATGTATGAGAAGCCACATTACTGCAAGACCATTAATTGTATAAAGACAACAATTTCCCTATTTTTGTTTCCCTTAATAACAGGAGGGGTGTTCAGATCCCACACTTCCAAACCTTCTGATaggattttatatttaatgaaaatgatttttaagattaGGAGTGACAATGGACCATATCATGTCAGAGTAATGTTATGTTGTGATAAGAAATactgaaaatttatttgaataaaaatctatttaataattgcATCAAAATGACTCTTAACACTTTATTACATGGATAACACAACACAATCAGTTTACGgtttaatcaatttaataaatggGTTTAGTTGAATCATGTACAATGAGCACAAATAAGCTATTACTATGATTTTAACCTTTTAAACTCATCAACATGATTCTAGCATACTAATACAATTATAACACATTAAACCTctttaacattttaaatttataaaaaaatattcttaaaatacaTTTTGGTTGGATTTTAAGTTctaatattgattatttttaaatatcaattaatttaattatttattatttattttttatttataagtaaaagcaattgtattaagaaaGCCTGAAGTACACCTGACAGTATACACGGAGTATACAAGGCAACTAGgccaaaggaaaagaaaaaacaaaaaaaccctcacttacaacccaaccaatcaatgaaatcgaaGATGGACCATGAAGCACAATTTACATGCACCCTAACCCAATCCGAGaacatatttataattatttaataggaaatgtatccaaacaagcacttagttatttaattttcttaatttatgatatttatagttaaaaataaaaataaggattttttattatactaatttttcaatataaaaaataattttttatggccTAAACTAGTCATGAATGGTATGGGTCATAATTGTGTCATTTTGACACCATTAAACAAACACGTTAAAAGGGTTGAAAGGATTAAACCATTAAACTCAAACACAACTCTTTTATTAAATGGGTTGTACACATTTAACGATCATGACGCTAATATGATCATACTCAACCAGAACCCtctaaaatttatatcattttcaaataatgtacCAGGACATGTCAAATTTGTTACCACTATTTAGGGTATTTCAAAGAGTTACAAAGGCAGATTGCTTTGCTTGGTTAAATACACTTTTCGTAGGCATTCAATTGGTGAAATCCAGTCGAGATGAGATATggatttccctttttttcttttattgagtCAGAACATGGGGATATTAAGTCATACCAGGGTCCACCAGATTAACACCATAGCAGAACCAAACACTAAAACCACTTTCTTAATATTAAGACACTGAAAAACATGCATCACAAAATAAGGATATGAACAAGAGACTTACGGTTCTCCTCACATGGATTGCCAGCACTAGTCTTTTCATCTAAAAGTGCTCCAGAGTCTAAGGACTCCTGTCCCTAAGAAGGAAGGAAGAGTAAGTAGGAtataaaggggaaaaaacatCTACAAGTTGCAATCTCACATGCATCTAACATCAATAAACCATGCTCCACCCAAATCCAACAAATAAAAGCACTATAATGCGTGACTTTCCTATCATGAGGAACATGTAATTACCATGTTAATCCAATAGCCACATACCTCAGATATATTTACTGGTTTTGAAGTTCTAGCACCATCCAGTTCACTTTCAGAACTGCTATTGTCTGGCT
Above is a genomic segment from Vitis riparia cultivar Riparia Gloire de Montpellier isolate 1030 chromosome 14, EGFV_Vit.rip_1.0, whole genome shotgun sequence containing:
- the LOC117930244 gene encoding TLC domain-containing protein At5g14285, whose protein sequence is METLTLVHSLPNLPIFFFLFLAIYLVGYFVVFRNWSPKIRPEASSCFISLAHGTPAVVLASFALYADSQRGFAAPNTAFQGLVLDYSIAYFLMDLCHYLVFFPSDILFIGHHLATLFVFVTCRYVVFHGSYAILVLLVLAEVTSAFQNTWTLAGALKSDVATAAKVYELLSPPFYAFYSVVRGFIGPLFMYKMGVFFLSGAADHVIPRWVWVSWIFVVLSAIMVSILWISNLWAELYRERKTKLRKLEKKVS